Proteins from one Pontibacter korlensis genomic window:
- a CDS encoding DUF3808 domain-containing protein, producing MSYTGSAAPAFNSHHQDVYHELLKLKVKSGRALLLPQQHSNNAADLLLANYGDFLELCVQQNQGRLHELLEAQETRLEMLEDLPQQDKWVLYAKAEVQMQLAMSKLLFGNRLSAAWDFRKAYLQYSHNVKKHPEFLPNRKNLGVLQVLIGSVPDKYKWFLSIIGLKGSIRQGMANLKQATAPENPFYQEAQLLYVVVKHLTEPEKEVQALKQIKSMAEKQPDNLLFQFVAMHLFKKARASKEALQVYLHVPRTKAYLSFPYLHHLAADLYLYRADYDKSVQENRKFLELHKGQHYLKSANYKLYLAYALGNHKPQAQWHLQHVSQVGIEETEEDRYAARYALKQEPLVKPLMQARLYSDGGYYQEALQELKKLHISTKTPVAIQAEYYYRKARIYHGTDSLQQALPLYKQAISLCEGTDLYFAPSASLQLGYVYQELKQINTARLYFKQALSYKQHEYKNSIDAKAKLALSAM from the coding sequence TTGTCTTACACAGGCTCCGCAGCACCTGCTTTCAATTCACATCACCAGGATGTTTATCATGAACTTCTAAAACTAAAAGTAAAAAGCGGAAGAGCCCTTCTCCTGCCTCAGCAGCACAGCAACAACGCAGCTGATTTACTACTAGCCAACTATGGGGACTTTCTGGAGCTGTGCGTGCAGCAAAACCAAGGTAGGCTTCATGAGCTGCTGGAGGCCCAGGAAACTCGTTTAGAAATGCTGGAAGACCTGCCACAGCAGGACAAGTGGGTGCTCTATGCCAAAGCAGAAGTACAGATGCAGCTTGCCATGTCTAAGTTGCTATTTGGCAACCGCTTATCTGCTGCGTGGGATTTCAGAAAAGCATATTTGCAGTACAGCCACAATGTAAAAAAGCATCCGGAGTTTTTACCTAACAGGAAAAACCTGGGAGTACTGCAGGTACTTATAGGATCGGTGCCCGACAAGTATAAATGGTTTCTAAGTATCATTGGCCTGAAAGGGAGTATCAGGCAAGGAATGGCTAATTTAAAACAAGCCACAGCTCCAGAAAATCCTTTCTACCAGGAGGCACAACTACTTTATGTGGTTGTCAAGCACCTAACGGAACCCGAGAAAGAAGTACAGGCCCTGAAGCAGATAAAATCTATGGCTGAGAAGCAGCCGGACAATTTGCTCTTTCAGTTTGTTGCCATGCATTTGTTCAAAAAGGCCAGAGCCAGCAAGGAGGCGTTACAGGTGTACTTGCATGTTCCCCGAACTAAGGCATACCTCTCTTTCCCTTACCTGCACCATCTGGCTGCAGACCTATACCTTTACCGTGCTGATTACGATAAGTCCGTGCAAGAAAACAGAAAGTTTCTGGAGCTACACAAGGGGCAGCACTATCTCAAATCAGCTAATTACAAGCTATACTTAGCCTACGCACTTGGTAATCATAAACCACAGGCACAGTGGCACCTGCAACATGTATCTCAAGTAGGCATTGAAGAAACAGAGGAAGATCGCTACGCAGCCCGTTATGCGTTAAAGCAAGAGCCACTGGTTAAGCCCCTCATGCAGGCACGTCTGTATTCTGATGGCGGTTATTACCAGGAAGCCCTGCAGGAGCTAAAGAAGCTGCATATAAGCACAAAAACTCCTGTGGCAATACAGGCTGAGTATTACTACCGTAAAGCCCGTATCTACCACGGCACTGACTCGCTACAGCAGGCCTTGCCGTTATACAAGCAGGCGATAAGCCTCTGCGAAGGCACGGATTTATACTTCGCCCCAAGCGCTTCATTGCAGCTTGGCTATGTGTATCAGGAACTAAAGCAAATAAACACGGCTCGTCTATACTTTAAACAAGCACTAAGTTATAAGCAGCACGAGTACAAAAACAGTATTGACGCCAAGGCAAAACTGGCGTTGTCGGCAATGTAA
- a CDS encoding anthranilate synthase component I family protein encodes MVKLEIQEEKLPISIEEFRLKALAWADTHPLAAYYNPNYIPYPHDGFDHLLAVSSGKPLRLNLEDAYDRLRQQLVAQHPLLCGYLGYDLKNQTEDLISKNHDGIDFPLLTFFVPEAFIYFNTSSITIYSSEKKNSLFLSSIFETPTPAAHAPTGIKLQQRVSKDRYIEQVERVRQRILEGDVYELNFCMEFYAEQVQLQPLPLYLSLNQTSPTPFSGYLKLYDRYLMCASPERFLKKEGPKLISQPIKGTIRRGSTPEEDHMLQHQLRHDEKELAENMMIVDLVRNDLSRSCETGTVQVEEMFGIYGFKQVWQMISTVVGELKPEHDLVDALVGAFPMGSMTGAPKISAMHIIEELEDTKRGLYSGAFGYIKASGDCDFNVVIRSMQYNASNEYLSFMVGSAITYDSNPELEYEECLLKAKAMLDVLGARVGDK; translated from the coding sequence ATGGTTAAGTTAGAGATACAGGAAGAAAAGCTGCCGATTAGTATTGAAGAGTTTAGGCTTAAAGCTTTGGCTTGGGCCGATACTCATCCATTGGCAGCATATTATAACCCTAATTACATCCCGTACCCACACGATGGCTTTGATCACTTGTTGGCTGTCTCATCAGGTAAGCCACTTCGGCTAAACCTAGAGGATGCCTACGACAGATTACGCCAACAGCTTGTAGCGCAACACCCTTTATTGTGCGGGTATTTAGGTTATGACCTGAAGAACCAGACAGAAGATCTTATCAGTAAGAACCATGATGGAATAGATTTCCCGTTGTTAACCTTCTTTGTGCCTGAGGCCTTTATATACTTTAACACATCGAGTATAACTATCTATTCATCTGAGAAAAAAAACTCCCTTTTTCTTTCTTCTATCTTTGAAACCCCTACTCCTGCGGCCCATGCCCCTACTGGTATAAAACTGCAGCAACGCGTTTCTAAAGACCGTTACATCGAACAGGTGGAGCGGGTACGGCAACGCATTCTGGAGGGTGATGTATATGAGCTGAATTTCTGTATGGAATTCTATGCCGAGCAAGTACAGCTTCAGCCCTTACCATTGTACTTGTCCTTAAACCAAACCTCCCCGACTCCGTTTTCAGGCTATCTTAAGCTATACGACAGGTACCTGATGTGTGCCTCTCCTGAGCGTTTCCTAAAGAAGGAGGGCCCTAAGCTCATTTCTCAACCTATAAAAGGCACTATCCGCAGAGGCAGCACACCAGAGGAAGACCACATGCTACAGCACCAGCTCCGCCACGACGAGAAGGAACTTGCCGAAAACATGATGATTGTGGACCTGGTGCGAAATGACCTGAGCCGATCTTGCGAAACCGGAACTGTGCAGGTAGAAGAAATGTTCGGGATTTATGGCTTTAAGCAGGTTTGGCAGATGATTTCTACAGTGGTAGGAGAATTAAAGCCAGAACATGACCTGGTAGATGCATTGGTAGGTGCGTTCCCTATGGGAAGTATGACTGGAGCCCCTAAAATCAGTGCAATGCACATCATAGAAGAGCTGGAAGACACAAAAAGAGGCTTATACTCAGGTGCGTTTGGCTACATCAAAGCGAGTGGCGACTGTGATTTTAACGTTGTAATCAGGAGTATGCAGTACAACGCCAGCAATGAATACCTAAGCTTTATGGTAGGTAGCGCTATCACCTATGACTCGAATCCTGAGCTAGAGTATGAAGAGTGCCTGCTAAAAGCAAAGGCCATGCTTGACGTGCTAGGTGCCAGAGTAGGTGATAAATAG
- the miaB gene encoding tRNA (N6-isopentenyl adenosine(37)-C2)-methylthiotransferase MiaB → MDPIVDLDFIDNRTPEQAAACDTKVTEETNTGKTRKLYIESYGCQMNFSDSEIVSSIMFEQGFDTTSDIEQADLVFLNTCSIREKAEQTVRNRLGQINYYKKKKPEMMVGVLGCMAERLKKSLLEEEKIVDLVVGPDAYRDLPNLINEVDGGQKAVNVLLSREETYADINPIRLNSNGVSAFVSIMRGCDNMCSFCVVPFTRGRERSRDAYSIVREAEALVAQGYKEVTLLGQNVDSYKWASEDGSESVNFAQLLEKVALVDPNLRVRFSTSHPKDITDEVLYTMKKYDNICKYIHLPAQSGNSRVLELMNRTYDREWYLNRVDAIRSILGEDCGISSDMIAGFCTETEVEHQDTLTLMDYVQYDYSYMFFYSERPGTLAARKLEDDIPLEVKKRRLAEIIEKQRETSLNRNKRDVGRVHKVLVEGFSKKSNEQLSGRNDQNKVVIFDKKHYKKGDYVNVFVHDCSVGTLFGEAVD, encoded by the coding sequence ATGGATCCAATAGTAGATTTAGATTTTATAGATAACCGTACCCCGGAGCAGGCCGCCGCATGCGACACAAAAGTGACAGAAGAAACTAATACTGGCAAAACACGCAAGCTGTACATAGAGAGCTATGGCTGCCAGATGAACTTCTCTGACAGTGAGATCGTGTCTTCTATCATGTTTGAGCAAGGCTTTGATACTACCTCTGATATAGAGCAAGCAGACCTGGTATTCCTGAATACCTGTTCTATTCGCGAGAAAGCTGAACAGACTGTTCGCAATCGTCTGGGCCAAATCAACTACTACAAAAAGAAAAAACCTGAAATGATGGTAGGCGTTCTTGGCTGTATGGCTGAGCGCCTGAAGAAATCGCTGCTGGAAGAAGAAAAGATTGTTGACCTTGTAGTTGGTCCGGATGCTTACCGTGACCTACCTAACCTCATTAATGAGGTTGATGGAGGTCAAAAAGCAGTTAACGTGTTGCTTTCGCGCGAGGAGACCTATGCGGACATTAACCCAATTCGCCTTAACAGCAACGGAGTAAGTGCCTTTGTTTCCATTATGCGTGGCTGCGACAACATGTGCTCTTTCTGTGTAGTGCCATTTACCCGTGGCCGTGAGCGTAGCCGTGATGCCTATTCTATTGTAAGAGAAGCGGAAGCACTGGTAGCTCAAGGCTATAAGGAAGTGACACTATTAGGCCAAAATGTTGATTCCTACAAGTGGGCTTCAGAAGATGGCTCTGAATCGGTGAACTTTGCGCAGCTGCTGGAGAAAGTAGCGCTAGTTGATCCTAACCTGCGCGTGCGCTTCTCTACCTCCCATCCAAAAGACATAACAGATGAGGTGTTGTATACGATGAAAAAGTACGACAACATCTGCAAGTATATACACCTGCCTGCGCAGAGCGGTAACTCCCGTGTGCTTGAGTTAATGAACCGTACCTACGACCGTGAGTGGTACCTGAACCGTGTGGACGCCATTAGAAGCATCTTAGGTGAAGATTGCGGCATTTCTTCAGATATGATTGCAGGTTTCTGCACCGAAACGGAAGTAGAGCACCAGGACACGCTCACTTTAATGGACTACGTGCAGTACGACTACTCTTATATGTTCTTCTACTCAGAGCGACCGGGTACGTTGGCTGCCCGCAAGCTGGAAGATGATATTCCCTTGGAAGTAAAGAAACGTCGTCTGGCAGAAATTATCGAGAAACAGCGCGAAACCTCTCTGAACCGCAATAAGCGTGATGTAGGCAGAGTGCATAAAGTGCTCGTGGAGGGTTTCTCTAAGAAATCAAACGAGCAGCTAAGTGGCCGTAACGACCAGAACAAAGTAGTTATCTTTGATAAGAAACACTACAAAAAGGGAGATTACGTTAACGTGTTCGTGCACGACTGCAGCGTAGGCACCCTCTTCGGCGAGGCAGTAGATTAA